A part of Corynebacterium afermentans subsp. lipophilum genomic DNA contains:
- the dnaB gene encoding replicative DNA helicase has protein sequence MGADDSFDDYVPPPEPATDFGDFSDSDFEAFQGNNGSSRGRGGRGGSSSRSNRYSNFNRGNNELQEYRTPPHDELAERSVIGAMLLNPDVILDVAESLRPDDFYFPAHQLTYQAILDLFAQGSNIDVLIVAGRLDRINELERVGGAPYLHTLISEVPTAANARYYAEIVEEKSILRQLVNAGTQVVQLGYEGEEGMEVDAIVDHAQQKVFNITRNQSGEDYRPLSDLLKPTIDELTMIASGGALEAGVPTGFIDLDKLTNGLHAGQMIIIAARPGVGKSTLALDFMRSCSIHQNKTSVIFSLEMSASEIIMRMLSAETEIKLSAMRSGQMEERDWEKLTHRLTEIQDAPLFIDDSPNLTMMEIRSKARRLKQQHGLDLVVVDYLQLMSSGKKVESRQQEVSEFSRHLKLLAKELEVPVIAISQLNRGPEARTDKRPQLADLRESGSLEQDADMVFLLYRPDSQDRDDERAGEADIIVAKHRGGPIDTIPVAHQLHYSRFVNMAHG, from the coding sequence ATGGGTGCAGACGACAGCTTCGACGACTACGTGCCGCCGCCAGAGCCAGCCACGGATTTCGGGGACTTCAGCGACTCCGACTTTGAGGCGTTCCAAGGCAACAATGGCAGCTCGAGGGGGCGTGGCGGGCGGGGCGGCAGCTCGTCGAGAAGCAACCGCTACTCCAACTTCAACCGTGGCAACAACGAGCTGCAGGAGTACCGCACCCCGCCGCACGACGAGCTGGCGGAGCGTTCCGTCATCGGTGCGATGCTGCTCAACCCGGACGTCATCTTGGATGTGGCGGAGAGCCTGCGCCCGGACGACTTCTATTTCCCGGCGCACCAGCTGACCTACCAGGCCATCCTGGACCTGTTCGCGCAGGGCAGCAATATCGACGTGCTCATCGTTGCCGGCCGGCTGGACCGCATCAACGAGCTCGAGCGCGTCGGCGGCGCGCCGTACCTGCACACGCTCATCTCTGAGGTGCCCACGGCGGCGAACGCGCGCTACTACGCGGAGATCGTGGAGGAGAAGTCGATCCTGCGGCAGCTGGTCAACGCCGGCACCCAGGTGGTGCAGCTCGGCTACGAGGGCGAAGAGGGCATGGAGGTCGACGCCATCGTCGACCACGCCCAGCAGAAGGTCTTCAACATCACTCGCAACCAGTCGGGCGAGGATTACCGCCCGCTGTCGGACCTGCTCAAGCCGACAATTGACGAGCTGACCATGATCGCCTCGGGCGGCGCGCTCGAAGCGGGTGTGCCCACCGGGTTCATCGACCTGGACAAGCTCACCAACGGCCTGCACGCCGGCCAGATGATCATCATCGCGGCGCGACCGGGTGTGGGTAAGTCCACGCTCGCGCTTGACTTCATGCGCTCCTGCTCGATCCACCAGAACAAGACGTCCGTGATCTTCTCGCTGGAGATGAGTGCCTCCGAGATCATCATGCGCATGCTGTCCGCGGAGACGGAGATCAAGCTCTCCGCGATGCGCTCGGGCCAGATGGAGGAGCGCGACTGGGAGAAGCTCACCCACCGCCTCACCGAGATCCAGGACGCGCCGCTGTTCATCGACGACTCGCCGAACCTCACCATGATGGAGATCCGCTCCAAGGCGCGCCGCCTGAAGCAGCAGCACGGCTTGGATCTGGTGGTGGTGGACTACCTGCAGCTGATGAGCTCCGGCAAGAAGGTCGAGTCACGCCAGCAGGAGGTCTCGGAGTTCTCCCGCCACCTCAAGCTCCTGGCCAAGGAGCTCGAGGTGCCCGTGATCGCCATCTCCCAGCTCAACCGTGGCCCGGAGGCGCGCACCGACAAGCGCCCGCAGCTGGCTGACCTGCGTGAGTCCGGCTCGCTGGAGCAGGACGCCGACATGGTGTTCCTCCTCTACCGCCCGGACTCACAGGACCGCGACGACGAGCGCGCGGGCGAGGCGGACATCATCGTGGCGAAGCACCGCGGCGGCCCGATCGACACCATTCCGGTGGCGCACCAGCTGCACTACTCGCGCTTCGTCAACATGGCCCACGGCTAG
- a CDS encoding RecQ family ATP-dependent DNA helicase encodes MTATREQADELLKGIAGPQAALRDDQWTAIDSLVNQRKRMLVVQRTGWGKSAVYFIAAKLLREAGEGPSIIVSPLLALMRNQVEAAARAGIRAATINSANMTQWEEIQAGVDDLDLLLISPERLNAPGFREEVLPHLAQSVGMLVVDEAHCISDWGHDFRPDYRRISLLISDLPANTPVLATTATANDRVVADVVAQLGEGTGVLRGGLDRESLSLNVVRLGDPTQRAAWIAQYLAQVEGSGIIYCLTVAAAHDLAEALATAGWNVAAYTGRTEAEERERLEQALINNELKALVATSALGMGFDKPDLGFVVHLGAPSSPVSYYQQIGRAGRATDHAEVVLLPGPEDQRVWEYFVSVSMPEEPVVKQLLGALGDEPVSTPKLENAVDLSRSRIDQALKVLDVDGAVQRVKGGWVATGAPWAYDHERYDGLADARGREQDLMLAYETTDACRMVFLRSELDDPTIGQGERCGRCDNCTGNYLPTDVDPALAERIDARLKAPGVPLSQRKMWPTGSARRGKIKGVQAGKALGRLNDVARGPALAQLLRDNTYRPATNWRDDQWLTRFVAVLADWDWDIRPATVVALGSADPARAEMVASTAEALARVGQMSYGGAVRAGETEVQARNSAFRVNALDRYFDYSGLDVGEGPVLLLVGEVDSAWSVTVAAADIAERFGVEVLPLAFASRA; translated from the coding sequence ATGACTGCGACACGCGAACAAGCGGACGAACTTCTCAAGGGCATCGCGGGGCCCCAGGCCGCCCTGCGCGACGACCAGTGGACGGCCATCGATTCCCTCGTCAACCAGCGCAAACGCATGCTGGTGGTGCAACGCACGGGCTGGGGTAAATCGGCGGTGTACTTCATCGCCGCGAAGCTTCTGCGTGAGGCGGGAGAGGGCCCGTCCATCATCGTCTCGCCCCTGCTCGCGCTGATGCGCAACCAGGTCGAAGCGGCCGCACGCGCCGGCATCCGGGCGGCCACGATCAACTCCGCAAACATGACGCAGTGGGAGGAGATCCAGGCGGGCGTCGACGACCTGGACCTGCTCCTGATCAGCCCGGAGCGCCTCAACGCGCCGGGTTTCCGCGAGGAGGTGCTGCCGCACCTCGCGCAGTCCGTCGGCATGCTGGTCGTGGACGAGGCCCACTGCATCTCCGACTGGGGGCACGATTTTAGGCCGGATTACCGGCGCATTTCTTTGCTTATCAGCGACCTCCCGGCCAACACCCCCGTCCTGGCCACCACCGCAACGGCGAACGACCGCGTGGTGGCCGACGTTGTCGCCCAGCTGGGCGAAGGCACCGGCGTGCTCCGCGGCGGGCTGGACCGCGAATCCCTGTCACTGAACGTGGTGCGTTTGGGAGACCCCACCCAGCGCGCCGCCTGGATCGCGCAGTACCTGGCGCAGGTGGAAGGCTCCGGCATTATCTACTGCCTCACCGTGGCTGCCGCGCACGACCTGGCGGAGGCGTTGGCGACCGCTGGTTGGAACGTGGCCGCCTACACCGGCCGCACCGAGGCGGAGGAACGCGAGCGCCTCGAACAGGCGCTGATTAACAACGAGCTGAAAGCCCTGGTGGCCACCTCGGCGCTCGGCATGGGCTTTGATAAGCCGGACCTCGGTTTCGTGGTGCACCTGGGCGCGCCGAGCTCGCCGGTGAGCTATTACCAGCAGATCGGCCGCGCGGGGCGCGCCACCGACCACGCCGAGGTGGTGCTGTTGCCCGGCCCGGAAGACCAGCGCGTGTGGGAGTACTTCGTGTCCGTGTCCATGCCGGAGGAGCCGGTGGTTAAACAGCTGCTGGGGGCACTCGGTGACGAGCCGGTGTCCACCCCGAAGCTGGAAAACGCCGTGGATTTGTCGCGCTCGCGCATCGATCAGGCGCTGAAGGTGCTCGACGTCGACGGTGCGGTGCAGCGCGTCAAGGGCGGTTGGGTCGCTACTGGCGCGCCCTGGGCTTACGACCACGAGCGTTACGACGGCCTGGCGGACGCCCGTGGGCGTGAACAGGACCTCATGCTGGCCTACGAGACCACGGACGCCTGCCGCATGGTGTTTTTGCGCAGCGAGCTGGACGATCCGACGATCGGGCAGGGGGAGCGCTGCGGGCGCTGCGACAACTGCACCGGCAACTACCTGCCCACGGATGTGGACCCGGCGCTCGCCGAGCGGATAGACGCCCGCCTGAAAGCCCCCGGTGTGCCGCTCAGCCAGCGCAAGATGTGGCCGACGGGATCCGCTCGACGCGGCAAAATCAAGGGCGTTCAGGCGGGCAAGGCGCTCGGCCGGCTCAACGACGTCGCCCGCGGCCCCGCCCTGGCCCAGCTTCTGCGGGACAACACCTACCGTCCCGCCACGAACTGGCGCGACGACCAGTGGCTCACCCGCTTCGTGGCGGTGCTGGCGGACTGGGACTGGGACATACGCCCTGCGACGGTGGTCGCGCTCGGGTCGGCGGATCCGGCGCGGGCGGAGATGGTCGCCTCCACCGCGGAGGCGCTCGCCCGCGTCGGACAGATGTCCTACGGCGGAGCAGTGCGCGCCGGGGAGACCGAGGTTCAGGCGCGCAACTCTGCCTTCCGCGTCAATGCGCTGGACCGGTACTTCGACTACTCGGGGCTCGACGTGGGCGAGGGCCCGGTGCTGCTGCTTGTCGGCGAGGTGGATTCCGCCTGGTCGGTCACCGTTGCCGCAGCCGATATCGCCGAGCGATTCGGTGTGGAGGTGCTACCGTTGGCGTTCGCTTCGCGCGCGTGA
- a CDS encoding AAA family ATPase — MMFIEHVSVDPAAAPAWALDAPAVGYVAEFGLPFTRRITLLTGGNGVGKSTLLEGIARAWGFAVEGGTWGVGKSGPRDPMFGALKLRTGPRAKAGYFLRGETHTRVTEFGGRSHGESVMELTSRLIPDALYLLDEPESGLSPVAQMALVAQLHALGEAGAQVIVVTHSPIVLGVPGAEIVEVGEHGMDRGLAVEDTLAFRAMRDFLADPEGIAEYMADWAEDELG; from the coding sequence ATGATGTTCATCGAACACGTCTCGGTCGACCCGGCGGCGGCCCCGGCATGGGCGCTCGACGCGCCGGCAGTAGGTTACGTCGCGGAGTTCGGCCTCCCGTTTACCCGCCGGATCACGCTGCTCACCGGCGGAAATGGGGTGGGAAAGTCCACCCTGCTCGAGGGGATTGCGCGGGCGTGGGGGTTTGCGGTGGAAGGCGGAACGTGGGGCGTCGGTAAGTCTGGCCCCCGCGACCCGATGTTTGGCGCGCTTAAGCTGCGGACCGGGCCGCGCGCGAAGGCCGGGTACTTCTTGCGCGGCGAGACGCACACGCGCGTGACGGAGTTCGGCGGCCGGTCGCACGGGGAGTCCGTGATGGAGCTGACGTCGCGGCTTATCCCGGATGCGCTGTATCTGCTGGACGAGCCCGAATCGGGGCTGTCCCCAGTGGCGCAGATGGCACTGGTGGCGCAGTTGCACGCGCTAGGGGAGGCGGGCGCGCAGGTGATTGTGGTGACGCACTCGCCGATCGTGCTGGGTGTACCGGGCGCGGAGATCGTGGAAGTCGGTGAGCATGGCATGGATCGTGGCCTCGCGGTGGAAGACACCCTCGCGTTTCGGGCGATGCGTGACTTCCTGGCAGATCCGGAGGGCATCGCTGAATATATGGCGGACTGGGCGGAAGACGAGCTGGGTTAG
- a CDS encoding AAA family ATPase translates to MTKARIDAPVGGYARDLPVVRRLADRPLELAQTTIFTGDNGSGKSTLVEAIAVAAGANAAGGSRHARFEAADHSRLHASLTLTRRQNPSDVYFLRGETYLDLAEYHESLGPKDRLNDLTRRSHGQGIMRMARERFSPGSLVILDEPEDGLSVFSQLELLGLLAALTRRGAQVLMATHSPVLLAVPGARILAVPALEPVLFRDCEPVTATQEFVRDPAGTARFLVEP, encoded by the coding sequence GTGACCAAGGCTCGAATCGACGCGCCGGTGGGCGGTTATGCCCGCGACCTGCCGGTGGTGCGTCGGTTGGCCGATAGGCCGCTCGAACTCGCGCAGACCACGATCTTCACCGGAGACAACGGTTCGGGCAAATCCACGCTTGTAGAGGCCATTGCGGTGGCCGCCGGTGCCAACGCCGCGGGCGGATCGCGCCACGCCCGCTTCGAGGCCGCGGACCACTCCCGGCTCCACGCTTCGCTTACGCTGACGCGCCGCCAGAACCCGAGCGACGTGTACTTCCTGCGCGGCGAAACCTACCTCGACCTCGCCGAATACCACGAGTCCCTCGGCCCAAAGGACCGTTTGAACGACCTCACCCGACGCAGTCACGGACAGGGCATCATGCGCATGGCCCGCGAACGCTTCAGCCCGGGCTCGCTGGTCATCCTGGACGAGCCCGAAGACGGCCTCTCGGTCTTCTCCCAGCTCGAGTTGCTCGGCCTGCTCGCGGCGCTGACCCGCCGGGGCGCGCAGGTGCTCATGGCCACACATTCGCCGGTGCTGCTTGCCGTCCCCGGCGCCCGCATCCTTGCCGTGCCCGCACTGGAGCCTGTGCTTTTCCGCGACTGCGAGCCCGTCACCGCCACCCAGGAGTTCGTCCGCGACCCAGCCGGCACAGCACGGTTTTTGGTGGAGCCATGA
- a CDS encoding type II toxin-antitoxin system VapC family toxin: MRYLLDTNVWIDIERGDQPTVVRRSCALSGSDLCLSTVVLGEIEVGIERSRRPEAMRRVYDLLLHGCPLVEVDRETAVIYGRLRAALMNRGQVIGSNDLWIASQAIRNDLVLVTANHHEFARVPNLKLENWR; this comes from the coding sequence GTGCGGTACCTCCTCGACACAAATGTGTGGATCGATATTGAACGCGGCGACCAGCCAACGGTTGTTCGCCGCAGTTGCGCACTATCGGGTTCAGATCTTTGCCTATCGACTGTCGTCTTGGGAGAAATTGAGGTCGGCATTGAGAGGTCGCGCAGGCCGGAGGCCATGCGGCGGGTGTACGACCTCCTATTGCACGGCTGCCCCTTGGTTGAGGTTGATCGAGAGACTGCGGTGATTTACGGCAGGCTCCGCGCTGCCCTAATGAATCGGGGACAGGTCATCGGCTCAAATGACCTCTGGATAGCCTCGCAGGCTATCCGGAATGATCTGGTGCTCGTGACTGCGAACCATCATGAATTTGCGCGGGTGCCCAACTTGAAGCTGGAGAACTGGCGGTAG
- a CDS encoding antitoxin, with amino-acid sequence MAEPIRERPVRTTVFMSGNSQAVRIPAALRFDTDSVMIERLPEGLLLRPEGESFGHVVARLREFQRANGIEPGLVEEVEDLPEDFPPDLDGGAQR; translated from the coding sequence ATGGCCGAACCTATCCGCGAAAGGCCGGTTCGCACGACGGTGTTCATGTCGGGCAACAGCCAGGCCGTCAGGATTCCGGCGGCACTGCGCTTCGACACGGACAGTGTCATGATCGAGCGGCTGCCGGAAGGTTTGCTTCTGCGGCCGGAGGGGGAATCCTTCGGGCATGTCGTCGCAAGGTTGCGCGAGTTCCAACGAGCCAACGGGATTGAACCTGGGTTGGTCGAAGAGGTTGAGGATCTGCCAGAGGATTTTCCTCCGGATCTCGATGGCGGCGCGCAGCGTTAG
- the rplI gene encoding 50S ribosomal protein L9, which yields MKLILTAAVEKLGEPGEVVEVKDGYGRNFLLPRGLAIPATRGAEKQIEDIKRAQAEREVRDLDHAKELRDQLDQLKGVKVAVRTANNGKLFGSVKPADIAEAVKAAGGPNLDKRRINVPKGLVTKTGGYQVKVNLHDSVEGKVNFEVVSA from the coding sequence ATGAAGCTGATCCTCACCGCTGCCGTCGAGAAGCTTGGCGAGCCTGGAGAGGTCGTCGAGGTCAAGGACGGTTACGGACGCAACTTCCTGCTCCCGCGCGGCCTGGCTATCCCGGCTACCCGCGGCGCAGAGAAGCAGATTGAAGACATTAAGCGTGCCCAGGCTGAGCGCGAGGTCCGCGACCTGGACCACGCGAAGGAGCTGCGTGACCAGCTCGACCAGCTCAAGGGCGTCAAGGTTGCTGTGCGCACCGCTAACAACGGCAAGCTGTTCGGCTCTGTGAAGCCGGCTGACATTGCTGAGGCCGTGAAGGCTGCTGGCGGCCCGAACTTGGATAAGCGCCGCATCAACGTGCCGAAGGGCCTTGTTACTAAGACCGGTGGTTACCAGGTCAAGGTCAATCTCCACGATTCCGTGGAGGGCAAGGTGAACTTCGAGGTCGTAAGCGCATAA
- a CDS encoding single-stranded DNA-binding protein — translation MAQGDTPITVVGNLVADPELRFIPSGAAVANFRIASTPRTFNRETNQWEDGEALFLTCNCWRQMAENVAESLTKGMRVVVTGKLRQRSYQTKEGENRTVFEIEVDEVGPSLKYASASVTRNPREGGAGGYGGGNQGGQRGGFGGNQGGFNQGGQGQNQGQGGYNPANGGFGGQNQGGQSQGQGNPNQSQPQHDPWGSAPEAGGFSGGAGDEPPF, via the coding sequence ATGGCTCAAGGCGATACCCCCATTACCGTTGTCGGCAACTTGGTTGCGGACCCGGAGCTGCGCTTCATCCCGAGCGGCGCCGCAGTTGCGAATTTCCGCATTGCGTCAACGCCCCGCACTTTCAACCGGGAGACGAACCAGTGGGAAGACGGCGAAGCCCTGTTCCTGACCTGCAACTGCTGGCGCCAGATGGCGGAAAACGTTGCGGAGTCCCTGACCAAGGGCATGCGCGTTGTTGTCACCGGCAAGCTGCGTCAGCGCTCCTACCAGACCAAAGAGGGCGAAAACCGCACCGTGTTCGAGATCGAGGTCGACGAGGTCGGCCCGTCCCTGAAGTACGCCAGCGCGTCTGTCACCCGCAATCCGCGTGAGGGCGGTGCGGGCGGTTACGGCGGCGGCAACCAGGGAGGCCAGCGCGGCGGTTTCGGTGGAAACCAGGGCGGTTTCAACCAGGGCGGCCAGGGCCAGAACCAGGGCCAGGGTGGCTACAACCCGGCAAACGGCGGCTTCGGCGGCCAGAACCAGGGCGGCCAGAGCCAGGGCCAGGGCAACCCGAACCAGTCCCAGCCTCAGCATGATCCGTGGGGTTCCGCCCCTGAGGCCGGCGGTTTTTCCGGCGGCGCGGGCGATGAGCCACCGTTCTAA
- the rpsF gene encoding 30S ribosomal protein S6 — protein MRSVRHYEVMIILDPQQDERTIAPSLDKFLETVRKDNGKVENVDVWGKKRLAYPINKKEEGIYAVVTLECEADTVKELDRVLNLNDNVVRTKVLRTDK, from the coding sequence ATGAGGTCCGTGCGTCACTACGAAGTAATGATCATCCTCGATCCGCAGCAGGATGAGCGCACCATTGCCCCGTCCCTGGATAAGTTCCTGGAGACCGTCCGCAAGGACAACGGCAAGGTGGAGAACGTTGATGTGTGGGGCAAGAAGCGTCTTGCTTACCCGATCAACAAGAAGGAAGAGGGCATCTACGCCGTTGTCACCCTCGAGTGCGAGGCTGACACGGTCAAGGAGCTCGACCGCGTGCTGAACCTGAACGACAACGTTGTTCGTACCAAGGTTCTGCGTACCGATAAGTAA
- a CDS encoding glycosyltransferase family 87 protein: MSESTQTQQITWPDPADRVQPGRTEPLARGWVEFLGGPMGRFAQIGRARFWTPLRSILAVAYVFLSFGLLQKAHCAGGKADDNGIIQLNWDGNRQYTAACYNDIIPLYGARGLDNGGFVYDYSWVEDGLTRYMEYPVLAGLFQQLSAWLSRSTYFLVDNFLPDSGWYFYVTALLMSIIWVITIRMVAELAGNRIWDTLLVAGSPLLIVHAFTNWDIPSIFFAVAAMLAARNRKFWLAGVLIGLGTAFKLWPIFLLGAYLTVALRKRDLAPFGKMLAAMVVSWLVVNVPVYLRNPDAWGEFNRLNTDRGWEWTTIYAVISRMTGWTGFDSGEGAPVILNAVTLILFLLGCLGVLILGLKAPQTPRIAELVCLIVGLFLIFNKVWSPQYSLWFVIPAVLALPYWRLLLSWMVVDMAVWPVLMWHMMGADNLGVPGWFLNVVIISRDAFIIAIMVLVVQQILGRRRDKVRDAHNGHDPLMSLPYQWKEPLPIDAPPARPEANPANAEQPEPTGSTVARA, translated from the coding sequence ATGTCCGAGTCGACTCAGACCCAGCAGATCACTTGGCCGGATCCGGCGGACCGCGTCCAGCCGGGACGTACTGAGCCGCTCGCGCGCGGCTGGGTGGAATTCCTCGGCGGTCCGATGGGGCGCTTCGCCCAGATCGGCCGCGCCCGCTTCTGGACGCCGTTGCGCTCCATCCTCGCCGTCGCCTACGTGTTCCTGTCTTTCGGCCTGCTGCAGAAGGCGCACTGCGCCGGCGGCAAAGCCGACGACAACGGCATCATCCAGCTCAACTGGGACGGCAACCGCCAGTACACCGCGGCCTGCTACAACGACATCATTCCGCTCTACGGTGCCCGCGGACTGGACAACGGCGGCTTCGTCTACGACTACTCGTGGGTGGAAGACGGCCTGACCCGCTACATGGAGTACCCGGTACTCGCCGGCCTGTTCCAGCAGCTGTCGGCCTGGCTGTCGCGCAGCACCTACTTCCTGGTGGACAACTTCCTGCCGGACTCCGGCTGGTACTTCTATGTCACCGCACTGTTGATGTCCATCATCTGGGTGATCACGATCCGCATGGTCGCCGAGCTCGCGGGCAACCGCATCTGGGACACCCTGCTTGTCGCAGGTTCGCCGCTGCTGATCGTCCATGCGTTCACCAACTGGGACATCCCGTCGATCTTCTTCGCAGTGGCCGCGATGCTGGCAGCGCGCAACCGGAAGTTCTGGCTCGCCGGCGTACTCATCGGCCTGGGCACCGCGTTCAAGTTGTGGCCGATCTTCCTGCTCGGTGCGTACCTGACGGTGGCGCTGCGCAAGCGTGACCTCGCCCCGTTTGGCAAGATGCTCGCCGCGATGGTGGTGTCCTGGCTCGTGGTGAACGTGCCGGTCTACCTGCGCAACCCGGACGCCTGGGGCGAGTTCAACCGCCTCAACACGGACCGCGGCTGGGAGTGGACCACCATCTATGCGGTGATCTCCCGCATGACCGGCTGGACCGGCTTCGACTCCGGCGAGGGCGCCCCGGTGATCCTCAACGCCGTAACGCTGATCCTGTTCCTGCTGGGCTGCTTGGGCGTGCTCATCCTGGGCCTGAAAGCGCCGCAGACCCCGCGCATCGCGGAGCTGGTGTGCCTGATCGTCGGCCTGTTCCTCATCTTCAACAAGGTGTGGAGCCCGCAGTACTCCCTGTGGTTTGTCATCCCGGCCGTGCTCGCGCTGCCGTACTGGCGCCTCCTTCTGAGCTGGATGGTCGTGGACATGGCCGTGTGGCCGGTGCTGATGTGGCACATGATGGGCGCGGACAACCTGGGCGTGCCGGGGTGGTTCCTCAACGTGGTGATCATCTCCCGCGACGCCTTCATCATCGCCATTATGGTGCTGGTGGTGCAGCAGATCCTGGGCCGCCGGCGCGACAAGGTCCGCGACGCCCACAACGGCCACGATCCGCTGATGTCGCTGCCGTACCAGTGGAAGGAGCCTTTGCCTATCGACGCCCCTCCGGCCCGCCCCGAAGCCAACCCGGCCAACGCCGAGCAGCCCGAGCCCACCGGCTCCACGGTGGCTAGGGCATAG